A segment of the Candidatus Pelagisphaera phototrophica genome:
ACGGCACCGTTGTTGGCGTTCCCGCCAAAAATATTGGGACATGCAAAGAGGCGACGCCTGCTCTGGGAATGAACCAGCAGCTCGGGAAGGGCAATGTTTCAGGTTTCGATCCTGGAATCTAGGTCTTTAAGGTTTCTGCCTGGATATCTAGAGCAAGATTTTCCTTTATTCGTTCGGGTCAGCTCGTAGGGTCGTCGCTATGCCTAATACTTTCGGCAAACTATTTTCGATTAGCACCTGGGGTGAAAGCCATGGAGGAGCTGTGGGCGTTGTCGTGGATGGGTGCCCTCCAAACCTGTCGATAACGGCTGAGGAAATTCAGCTCGAGTTAGACCGGAGGCGGCCAGGCCAGAGTGATATCGTCACGCCTCGAAAAGAGTTGGACAAGGTTCAGATACTATCTGGAGTGTATGCGGGCCGTACGACGGGAACCCCGATTTCCATGTTGGTCTTCAACAAAGATCATCGCCCAGAAGCGTATGCTGAAATGAAGGAAAAGTTTAGGCCTTCCCACGCTGACTACACTTATCAAACGAAGTTTGGACATCGAGATCCGGAAGGAGGGGGCCGCTCTTCTGCCCGTGAGACAATCGGGCGGGTTGCCGCGGGAGCCATAGCGAAGAAGATTCTTGGTCTTGCCGTTGGAGTTGAAACGATTGCCTACGTGAAGCGGATTCAGGATATCGAGATGCCCGAAGATGCCGATGTATCCCTCGAACTGATCGAGGCAAGTGCGGTTCGATGCCCACATGCAGGCACGGCCCAAGCAATGATCGACCGAATCCGTGAGGTGCGAAGCCAAGGCGATTCCGTGGGCGGCGTCATCGAATGTTTGATACGCAATTTGCCGGTTGGGCTCGGTGAGCCGGTGTTTGACCGATTTGAGGCGGATTTAGCGAAGGCGATGCTTTCCCTTCCTGCCACCAAAGGGTTTGAAGTGGGGAGTGGGTTCTCGGGGACAAGACTGTCGGGCTCCGAGCACAATGACCACTTCGAGATTCGAGACGGCCGAGTTCGAACAAAGACAAACCGTTCGGGGGGAATTCAAGGGGGAATTACGAATGGGGAGGAAGTCCGTTTTCGCGTTGCTTTCAAACCAACGGCAACA
Coding sequences within it:
- the aroC gene encoding chorismate synthase, which produces MPNTFGKLFSISTWGESHGGAVGVVVDGCPPNLSITAEEIQLELDRRRPGQSDIVTPRKELDKVQILSGVYAGRTTGTPISMLVFNKDHRPEAYAEMKEKFRPSHADYTYQTKFGHRDPEGGGRSSARETIGRVAAGAIAKKILGLAVGVETIAYVKRIQDIEMPEDADVSLELIEASAVRCPHAGTAQAMIDRIREVRSQGDSVGGVIECLIRNLPVGLGEPVFDRFEADLAKAMLSLPATKGFEVGSGFSGTRLSGSEHNDHFEIRDGRVRTKTNRSGGIQGGITNGEEVRFRVAFKPTATLLQSQPTVNKDGNETELKARGRHDPCVLPRAVPIVEAMANLVTIDHWMRQHAQNRLFSF